Proteins from a single region of Haliaeetus albicilla chromosome Z, bHalAlb1.1, whole genome shotgun sequence:
- the NIPSNAP3A gene encoding protein NipSnap homolog 3A isoform X2, producing the protein MLPPEALRRPLATARLALALAQARARPQVLASLATGPRQNNSIFYEIRTYDIKPSKMKDFVEMVNKYFHLRTAHSELVGFWSAELGAMNKVVHIWKYDNFAHRTAVRHALANDKDWQGKFISPALPLIEKQHNEVAYLVPWCQLGKPPKEGGVYEWVTFQMKPGGPALWGEAFQAAINAHINTGYTKLIGVFHTEYGLLNTGLSQVLLSEKTLRFDVKDPTLLKGQQKIIPPLSCLENCFC; encoded by the exons ATGCTGCCCCCGGAGGCCCTCCGCCGGCCCCTCGCCACCGCccgcctggccctggccctggcccagGCCCGGGCCCGCCCTCAG GTACTTGCATCCCTTGCTACAGGGCCCAGACAAAATAATAGCATTTTCTACGAAATTCGCACATATGATATTAAGCCATCGAAGATGAAGGACTTTGTGGAAATGGTCAACAAGTACTTTCACCTTCGCACAGCTCACTCAGAGCTGGTGGGATTCTGGTCGGCGGAGCTGGGAGCAATGAATAAGGTGGTCCACATTTGGAAGTACG ATAATTTTGCCCATAGGACAGCAGTCCGGCATGCACTAGCCAATGACAAAGACTGGCAAGGAAAATTCAtctccccagctctccccttGATAGAAAAGCAGCACAATGAGGTTGCTTATCTGGTACCCTGGTGTCAACTTGGGAAGCCTCCAAAAGAAGGGG gAGTATATGAATGGGTTACTTTCCAGATGAAGCCTGGTGGGCCAGCATTGTGGGGTGAAGCATTTCAAGCTGCAATTAATGCTCACATCAACACAGGCTACACCAAGCTGATTGGTGTTTTCCACACAGAGTATGGCTTGCTTAACACAG GCTTAAGCCAGGTGCTGCTATCTGAAAAGACTCTCAGATTTGATGTTAAAGACCCAACCCTTTTAAAGGGTCAGCAAAAGATCATCCCACCACTTAGTTGCCTGGAGAATTGTTTCTGCTAA
- the NIPSNAP3A gene encoding protein NipSnap homolog 3A isoform X1: MLPPEALRRPLATARLALALAQARARPQVLASLATGPRQNNSIFYEIRTYDIKPSKMKDFVEMVNKYFHLRTAHSELVGFWSAELGAMNKVVHIWKYDNFAHRTAVRHALANDKDWQGKFISPALPLIEKQHNEVAYLVPWCQLGKPPKEGGVYEWVTFQMKPGGPALWGEAFQAAINAHINTGYTKLIGVFHTEYGLLNTVHVLWWNESPDHRAAGRHSAHEDARVVAAVRDSVRFLESQKNVLLIPLQCSPLK; the protein is encoded by the exons ATGCTGCCCCCGGAGGCCCTCCGCCGGCCCCTCGCCACCGCccgcctggccctggccctggcccagGCCCGGGCCCGCCCTCAG GTACTTGCATCCCTTGCTACAGGGCCCAGACAAAATAATAGCATTTTCTACGAAATTCGCACATATGATATTAAGCCATCGAAGATGAAGGACTTTGTGGAAATGGTCAACAAGTACTTTCACCTTCGCACAGCTCACTCAGAGCTGGTGGGATTCTGGTCGGCGGAGCTGGGAGCAATGAATAAGGTGGTCCACATTTGGAAGTACG ATAATTTTGCCCATAGGACAGCAGTCCGGCATGCACTAGCCAATGACAAAGACTGGCAAGGAAAATTCAtctccccagctctccccttGATAGAAAAGCAGCACAATGAGGTTGCTTATCTGGTACCCTGGTGTCAACTTGGGAAGCCTCCAAAAGAAGGGG gAGTATATGAATGGGTTACTTTCCAGATGAAGCCTGGTGGGCCAGCATTGTGGGGTGAAGCATTTCAAGCTGCAATTAATGCTCACATCAACACAGGCTACACCAAGCTGATTGGTGTTTTCCACACAGAGTATGGCTTGCTTAACACAG TCCACGTGCTCTGGTGGAACGAGAGCCCAGATCACCGGGCAGCGGGAAGGCACAGTGCCCATGAAGATGCCAGAGTGGTAGCAGCTG tgcGGGACAGTGTCAGGTTTCTGGAATCCCAGAAAAACGTGCTCCTGATTCCTCTGCAGTGCTCACCGCTCAAGTAA